A region from the Chelmon rostratus isolate fCheRos1 chromosome 6, fCheRos1.pri, whole genome shotgun sequence genome encodes:
- the bcap29 gene encoding B-cell receptor-associated protein 29: MTLQWTAVAFFLYAEIAVNLILCIPFISAKRWRLVFSLKIWNWLSPYWNKCFFTMIMVLIVLFLDAVREVQKYSGPEPMQDAKVNPNVYDHVHMKLFRAQRNLYISGFSLFLWLIMRRVVTLLNQIAVTMENSAGLQAQMDSAVKAAKQHEDDNLMLKQALLDEEKSMSAKNQQLRLEVEKLANQVKAAEEAVHKSHAEVEAMRRQAKGLAQEYDRLLTEHHQLQNLQSPADKKDQ; this comes from the exons ATGACTCTCCAGTGGACGGCTGTGGCTTTCTTCCTATACGCAGAGATAGCAGTCAATCTCATCCTGTGTATACCCTTCATATCAGCAAAGAG ATGGCGTTTGGTTTTCAGCTTGAAAATATGGAACTGGTTATCTCCATATTGGAACAAATGCTTCTTCACCATGATCATGGTGCTTATTGTTCTTTTCCTTG ATGCTGTCCGTGAGGTGCAGAAGTACTCGGGTCCCGAGCCCATGCAAGATGCCAAGGTGAACCCAAACGTGTACGACCACGTGCACATGAAGCTGTTCAGAGCCCAGAGGAACCTCTACATATCtggcttctctctcttcctctggct CATCATGCGTCGAGTTGTCACCTTGCTAAACCAGATTGCTGTCACCATGGAGAACAGTGCAGGTCTTCAGGCGCAGATGGACAGTGCTGTCAAAGCAGCCAAGCAGCACGAGGATGACAACCTGATGCTGAAACAA GCTCTCCTGGACGAGGAAAAATCCATGTCAGCGAAAAACCAGCAACTGAGGTTGGAGGTAGAGAAGCTGGCAAATCAAGTGAAGGCTGCTGAGGAGG ctgtgcacaAGTCTCATGCTGAAGTGGAGGCCATGAGGAGGCAGGCCAAAGGTCTGGCACAAGAGTATGACAGACTATTGACAGAACACCATCAACTccag AATCTCCAGAGTCCTGCAGACAAAAAGGATCAGTAA